A window of Natrinema versiforme contains these coding sequences:
- a CDS encoding M48 family metalloprotease — MSTGSGWGSPVATGVSVVAFAFATIGVAAIGWITSLLLWTVAIGPGSALTAATVFAAVPLLVLGYVAVSAEGYPTLSMAAYVVCLAGATVAFLAAVWTTVFLFVVIPLGIDGAATAAGIVTLALAVAIAAVSVAAVTAVGESTDWTLVFRMAVAVLLLVLVTVGFLATLWLLAFALSALVVGPILGVYTAGGITLLVLIALGYREYTQVASIEQRADATPTTADDLPGIHATTTAVASQLGVPLPTISISETHAPEAMVVGFRPSETHLILSYGAVTALSDDELEAVIAHELAHVANRDAMVMTAVSTPVVLADGLRARVRDDLPFRGGRRRVEEEEWEPPAAEPDPETEWGDEEIFGPNDEWRAATHSPDPDDDEDDESDGWLLSLVLFVAATAAWLGSRAITAVLSRARETAADRTAVEVTGSPAALAGALRALDDRIAATPNRDLREVASVSSLSILPLEPMTTDPETPDSVLGGLRHRLSRLRVRLFRTHPPTEQRLAELEALERERR, encoded by the coding sequence ATGTCGACGGGCTCCGGATGGGGGTCCCCGGTCGCCACCGGCGTTTCCGTCGTAGCGTTCGCGTTCGCGACGATCGGGGTGGCCGCGATCGGCTGGATAACGAGTCTGCTCCTGTGGACGGTCGCGATCGGTCCCGGTTCAGCGCTGACTGCGGCGACCGTCTTCGCGGCCGTTCCGCTGCTCGTCCTCGGGTACGTCGCCGTCTCCGCGGAGGGCTACCCCACGCTTTCGATGGCCGCCTACGTGGTCTGTCTCGCGGGTGCGACGGTCGCCTTCCTCGCCGCCGTCTGGACGACGGTGTTCCTGTTCGTCGTGATCCCGCTCGGAATCGACGGTGCGGCGACCGCGGCGGGGATCGTTACGCTCGCGCTCGCCGTCGCCATCGCGGCGGTCTCGGTGGCGGCCGTCACCGCGGTCGGGGAGTCGACGGACTGGACGCTCGTGTTTCGAATGGCCGTCGCGGTTCTCCTGCTCGTGCTCGTCACCGTCGGCTTTCTCGCGACGCTCTGGCTCCTCGCGTTCGCCCTCTCGGCGCTGGTCGTCGGGCCGATCCTCGGGGTGTATACGGCCGGCGGGATCACGCTCCTCGTGCTAATCGCGCTCGGTTACCGCGAGTACACGCAGGTCGCGTCCATCGAACAACGGGCGGACGCGACGCCGACGACCGCCGACGACCTGCCCGGCATCCACGCGACGACGACGGCGGTCGCATCCCAGCTCGGCGTGCCGCTGCCGACGATTTCCATCTCCGAAACCCACGCTCCGGAAGCGATGGTCGTCGGCTTCCGGCCGAGCGAGACCCACCTCATCCTCTCCTACGGTGCCGTCACCGCCCTCTCGGACGACGAACTCGAGGCGGTCATCGCCCACGAACTCGCCCACGTGGCGAACAGGGACGCGATGGTGATGACGGCCGTCTCGACGCCGGTCGTCCTCGCCGACGGCCTGCGGGCGCGGGTCCGCGACGATCTGCCGTTCCGCGGCGGTCGACGGCGAGTCGAGGAAGAGGAGTGGGAACCGCCCGCGGCGGAACCCGACCCCGAAACGGAGTGGGGCGACGAGGAGATTTTCGGGCCGAACGACGAGTGGCGAGCGGCGACGCATTCGCCCGATCCGGACGACGACGAGGACGACGAGAGCGACGGTTGGCTCCTCAGTCTGGTGTTGTTCGTCGCCGCGACCGCCGCGTGGCTCGGAAGCCGCGCGATCACCGCCGTCCTCTCGCGGGCGAGGGAGACGGCCGCGGATCGCACCGCCGTCGAGGTGACCGGGTCGCCGGCCGCCCTCGCCGGCGCGCTGCGGGCGCTTGACGACCGCATCGCGGCGACGCCGAACCGAGACCTGCGCGAGGTTGCGAGCGTCTCGTCGCTGTCGATCCTGCCGCTCGAGCCGATGACGACCGACCCGGAGACTCCCGATTCTGTCCTCGGCGGGCTCCGACACCGGCTCTCCCGACTCCGGGTCCGGCTGTTCCGGACCCATCCGCCGACCGAACAGCGCCTCGCCGAACTCGAGGCACTCGAGCGGGAGCGCCGCTGA
- a CDS encoding alpha/beta fold hydrolase, with translation MPQATRDGVSIYYEYDRSDGERRAPVVFVQGLGFGRWMWRWQREAVASEYDVVAPDNRGTGRSDTGLPPLVPRLPAKLRAPVLRKLAGYSIGGLAADLEAVLDDAGIYDAHIVGASMGGMIAQRYAIEYSRAKSLTLCCTSHGGPDAAPVPDETQAHMFDTPDGASERETLRHRMRPAFNERFTNRNPHLIDRILEWRLEQDADDPAREAQAAAVLNFDVSDRLDGLRIPTLILHGTDDRVVPVENARLLEEKISDSRLELVEGGSHLFFIENADDVNEQLLAFLDEQE, from the coding sequence ATGCCACAGGCGACGAGAGACGGCGTGTCGATCTACTACGAGTACGACCGGAGCGACGGCGAGCGGCGAGCGCCGGTCGTGTTCGTGCAGGGACTCGGATTCGGCCGGTGGATGTGGCGCTGGCAGCGCGAGGCCGTCGCCAGCGAGTACGACGTGGTGGCCCCCGATAACCGGGGGACCGGCCGGTCGGATACCGGCCTCCCGCCGCTGGTTCCGCGGCTCCCGGCCAAACTCCGCGCCCCGGTCCTCCGCAAACTGGCCGGCTACTCGATCGGCGGACTGGCCGCCGATTTGGAGGCCGTCCTCGACGATGCGGGGATCTACGACGCCCACATCGTCGGCGCGAGCATGGGCGGGATGATCGCCCAACGCTACGCGATCGAGTACTCCCGAGCGAAGTCGCTGACGCTCTGTTGTACGTCCCACGGCGGCCCCGACGCGGCCCCGGTGCCCGACGAGACCCAAGCCCACATGTTCGACACGCCCGACGGCGCGAGCGAGCGGGAGACGCTCCGCCACCGGATGCGGCCCGCGTTCAACGAGCGGTTCACCAACCGGAACCCACATCTCATCGACCGGATTCTCGAGTGGCGACTGGAGCAGGACGCCGACGACCCCGCTCGCGAGGCCCAAGCCGCCGCCGTCCTGAACTTTGACGTCAGCGATCGCCTCGACGGACTTCGAATCCCGACGCTCATCCTCCACGGGACGGACGACCGGGTCGTCCCCGTCGAGAACGCGCGGCTGCTCGAGGAGAAGATCTCAGACAGCCGTCTCGAACTCGTCGAGGGCGGCTCGCACCTCTTCTTCATCGAGAACGCCGACGACGTGAACGAGCAGTTGCTCGCGTTTCTGGACGAACAGGAGTAA
- the hjc gene encoding Holliday junction resolvase Hjc produces MSQAKGDRRERELVNELDEAGFAVMRAPASGSATERELPDVLAGDGEQFYAIEAKSSSGDPIYLTGEEVEALTFFAQNFGAKPRIGVRFDREDWYFFHPGDLHVTDGGNYRVKKETALADGTDFPEFTGESEKVTLEEVADGGDDGPDEDTLRVLNAVQQGVMDVDEAADLLE; encoded by the coding sequence ATGTCTCAGGCGAAGGGCGACCGCCGCGAGCGGGAACTCGTCAACGAACTCGACGAGGCCGGCTTCGCGGTGATGCGTGCGCCCGCCAGCGGCTCCGCGACCGAGCGCGAACTCCCCGACGTGCTCGCCGGTGACGGCGAGCAGTTCTACGCGATCGAAGCGAAGTCGAGTTCCGGCGATCCGATCTACCTCACCGGCGAAGAAGTCGAGGCGCTGACCTTCTTCGCCCAGAATTTCGGCGCGAAACCCCGCATCGGCGTCCGCTTCGACCGTGAGGACTGGTACTTCTTCCACCCCGGCGACCTCCACGTCACCGACGGCGGGAACTACCGCGTCAAGAAGGAGACGGCCCTCGCCGACGGCACCGACTTCCCCGAGTTCACCGGCGAGTCCGAGAAGGTCACGCTCGAGGAAGTCGCCGACGGCGGCGACGACGGACCGGACGAGGACACCCTGCGCGTGCTCAACGCCGTCCAGCAGGGCGTCATGGACGTCGACGAGGCCGCGGACCTGCTCGAGTGA
- a CDS encoding CopG family transcriptional regulator: MPKISVEIPQELLNDLDDHVGDDGKFVNRSDAIRSSIRKNLDILDEIDKRHDRLEDQE, from the coding sequence ATGCCCAAGATCAGCGTCGAAATCCCGCAGGAACTCCTCAACGACTTAGACGACCACGTCGGCGACGACGGCAAGTTCGTCAACCGCAGCGACGCGATCCGTTCCTCGATCCGCAAGAACCTGGATATCTTAGACGAGATCGACAAACGCCACGACCGCCTCGAGGACCAGGAATAG
- a CDS encoding CPBP family intramembrane glutamic endopeptidase, whose product MATPSRRRTDGPLRSILVAAGLAIVGLGSQQVTTIPAFLLDSQLIYAPAQASIGSRALVLILGFVGFVLVGGLYLAVTDRGWSYVDLRTPTRRDWGYVLAGIVGSLAFYVLISVLVQFLSLPTADNSVTTYIGDDQTMVLVMIVIVFVFNAPTEEFLYRNIVQKRLYDAFSRPQAVVIASAIFGLIHFPVYAVLSESLLATAVPVAVVFGGAMIFGYLYAKTDNLFVPIAAHAAFNAVQFGLLYIAMEYDLETADPSTSMLVELASAAPL is encoded by the coding sequence ATGGCAACACCGTCCCGCCGTCGGACCGACGGGCCGCTCCGTTCGATACTCGTCGCCGCCGGGCTCGCGATCGTCGGACTCGGGTCCCAACAGGTGACGACGATCCCCGCGTTCCTGTTGGATTCGCAGTTGATCTACGCGCCGGCGCAGGCGTCGATCGGCAGCCGCGCGCTGGTGTTGATCCTCGGGTTCGTCGGGTTCGTCCTCGTCGGCGGCCTCTATCTCGCCGTCACCGACCGCGGCTGGTCGTACGTCGACCTCCGAACGCCGACGCGCCGGGACTGGGGCTACGTCCTCGCCGGCATCGTCGGCAGCCTCGCCTTTTACGTCCTCATCAGCGTACTCGTGCAGTTTCTCTCGCTGCCGACCGCGGACAACTCGGTCACGACCTATATCGGCGACGACCAGACGATGGTGCTGGTCATGATCGTCATCGTCTTCGTCTTCAACGCGCCGACCGAGGAGTTCCTCTACCGGAACATCGTCCAGAAGCGCCTCTACGACGCCTTCTCGCGCCCGCAGGCGGTCGTCATCGCCAGCGCCATCTTCGGGCTGATTCACTTCCCGGTGTACGCCGTCCTCTCCGAGTCGCTGCTCGCGACCGCCGTTCCGGTCGCGGTCGTCTTCGGCGGCGCGATGATCTTCGGATACCTCTACGCGAAAACGGACAACCTCTTCGTTCCGATCGCCGCCCACGCCGCCTTCAACGCCGTCCAGTTCGGACTGCTCTACATCGCGATGGAGTACGACCTCGAGACCGCCGACCCGTCGACGTCGATGCTGGTCGAACTCGCGTCGGCCGCGCCGCTGTAG
- a CDS encoding DUF106 domain-containing protein: MPIDQLVALLENESVREALVIVYERSDGGTEELEWSDVRDSLSSDQWGTLIEREVLVSAGTGFAIAEPDQVERLLAGDDSSERTGTGDEPSEHTGLDDIESPSWTSADKAAGVFALFLFAGYWNAQIRNIVASVESVVLGPVAEFVPFHLIIVFLAVVTGLYSTILQSRLMDREKLEEYKQRMEDLRERKEAATERGDDAALERIQEEQIAAAGDQFGMFKLQFRPMVWIMLLTIPVFLWLRWKVRGGHLGAGETGLVVPLAGSVTWQQSLVGPMQTWIVWYFVCSMAARQLIQKTLDLRTGSSS, translated from the coding sequence ATGCCTATCGATCAGTTGGTGGCGCTCCTCGAGAACGAGTCGGTCCGAGAGGCCCTTGTGATCGTCTACGAACGATCGGACGGTGGCACGGAGGAACTCGAGTGGAGCGACGTCAGGGACTCCCTGTCGAGCGATCAGTGGGGAACACTCATCGAACGAGAGGTGCTCGTCAGCGCCGGGACCGGATTCGCGATCGCGGAGCCCGACCAGGTCGAGCGCCTTCTCGCGGGAGACGATTCGTCCGAGCGCACAGGGACGGGAGACGAGCCCTCCGAGCACACGGGGCTGGACGATATCGAGTCACCGTCCTGGACCTCCGCAGACAAGGCCGCGGGCGTGTTCGCACTCTTTCTGTTCGCCGGCTACTGGAACGCCCAGATCCGGAACATCGTCGCGTCGGTCGAGAGCGTCGTACTCGGCCCCGTCGCCGAATTCGTGCCGTTTCACCTCATCATCGTCTTCCTCGCGGTCGTCACCGGGCTCTATTCGACCATCTTACAGTCCCGCCTGATGGACCGCGAGAAACTCGAGGAGTACAAACAGCGGATGGAGGACCTCCGAGAGCGAAAGGAGGCGGCGACAGAGCGCGGCGACGACGCGGCCCTCGAGCGGATTCAGGAGGAGCAGATCGCGGCCGCCGGCGACCAGTTCGGCATGTTCAAGCTACAGTTTCGGCCGATGGTCTGGATCATGCTGTTGACGATTCCGGTCTTTCTCTGGCTCCGTTGGAAAGTCCGCGGTGGCCATCTCGGTGCCGGGGAAACGGGGCTGGTCGTCCCGCTCGCGGGCTCGGTCACGTGGCAGCAATCCCTCGTCGGCCCGATGCAGACGTGGATCGTCTGGTATTTCGTCTGCTCGATGGCGGCCCGACAGCTCATTCAGAAGACGCTCGATCTCCGGACCGGGTCGTCCTCGTAG
- a CDS encoding HalOD1 output domain-containing protein — translation MPSANDSTDESEPRDTSCVATFDPASERPSEAVVTAVAALREAEPADLPPLYEAVDPDALDSLVEHGQRVGDAGTHEVWFTYDAFDIGVRTDGEIRIRDATATAS, via the coding sequence ATGCCCTCCGCGAACGATTCCACGGACGAGTCGGAGCCACGCGACACGAGTTGCGTCGCAACGTTCGATCCCGCCAGCGAGCGGCCGAGCGAGGCCGTCGTCACCGCGGTCGCCGCGCTCCGAGAGGCGGAGCCGGCCGACCTCCCGCCGCTGTACGAGGCCGTCGATCCCGACGCGCTCGACTCCCTCGTCGAGCACGGCCAACGCGTCGGCGACGCGGGGACCCACGAGGTGTGGTTCACCTACGACGCGTTCGATATCGGCGTCCGAACCGACGGCGAGATACGGATTCGAGACGCCACCGCGACGGCCAGTTGA
- a CDS encoding PRC-barrel domain containing protein, with the protein MGDEITTEDGGKRVIDSNGTEIGVVLDVEDGTAYVDPNDEIGGELKTRLGWGPDTGSRYPLRNDAIGEITDEEIRLRGEY; encoded by the coding sequence ATGGGCGACGAGATCACGACCGAGGACGGCGGAAAGCGCGTCATCGACAGCAACGGCACCGAAATCGGGGTCGTCCTCGACGTTGAGGACGGAACGGCCTACGTCGACCCGAACGACGAGATCGGCGGCGAACTCAAGACCAGACTCGGCTGGGGCCCGGACACCGGGAGCCGGTATCCCCTCCGAAACGACGCGATCGGCGAGATCACCGACGAAGAGATCCGGTTGCGCGGCGAATACTGA
- a CDS encoding DNA polymerase sliding clamp, with product MFKAIVSAETLTSALDSISVLVDECKIHLEEDGLEIRAVDPANVGMVDLSLDAAAFESYEADGGLIGVDLSRLEDIAGMAESGQLIQLELDEETRKLQIQIDGLEYTLALIDPDSIRQEPDIPDLDLPGEVVLEGKDVNRSVTAADMVSDHIALGVDETEEYFYVDAAGDTDDVHLELTRDDLIDLQVGPAHSLFSLDYLKDMNKAIPKDTEVTLDLGEEFPVKIYFGFAEGQGQVTYMLAPRIQSE from the coding sequence ATGTTCAAGGCCATCGTGAGCGCCGAAACGCTCACCAGCGCGCTGGATTCGATCAGCGTGCTGGTCGACGAGTGCAAGATCCACCTCGAGGAGGACGGTCTGGAAATCCGGGCCGTCGACCCCGCGAACGTCGGGATGGTCGACCTCTCGCTCGATGCGGCTGCGTTCGAATCGTACGAAGCCGACGGCGGGCTGATCGGTGTCGACCTCTCGCGGCTCGAAGACATCGCTGGCATGGCCGAATCCGGCCAACTCATCCAACTCGAACTCGACGAGGAGACCCGCAAACTCCAGATCCAGATCGACGGCCTCGAGTACACGCTCGCGCTCATCGACCCCGATTCGATCCGACAGGAACCGGACATTCCGGACCTCGATCTCCCCGGAGAGGTCGTCCTCGAGGGCAAAGACGTCAACCGCTCGGTGACCGCCGCGGATATGGTCTCCGACCACATCGCGCTCGGCGTCGACGAGACTGAAGAGTACTTCTACGTCGACGCGGCGGGCGACACCGACGACGTCCACCTCGAGCTTACTCGAGACGATCTGATCGACCTGCAGGTCGGCCCCGCTCACTCGCTGTTCTCGCTCGACTATCTCAAAGACATGAACAAGGCGATCCCGAAAGACACCGAGGTCACGCTCGACCTCGGCGAGGAGTTCCCCGTCAAGATCTACTTCGGCTTCGCGGAGGGGCAGGGACAGGTCACCTACATGCTCGCGCCGCGCATCCAGAGCGAGTAA
- a CDS encoding DUF898 domain-containing protein, which translates to MVEREQLIEIAVSVGSVVLMIAAMVYVGSAYGTENSTLSPEGGQMLVGVIIGFILLMTAVGIALAYLLNDPEDGLETNDDDDVDAQGTF; encoded by the coding sequence ATGGTCGAACGCGAACAGCTCATCGAAATCGCCGTGTCCGTGGGTTCGGTCGTCCTGATGATCGCGGCCATGGTCTACGTCGGCTCCGCCTACGGAACCGAAAACAGTACGCTCTCGCCGGAGGGCGGTCAGATGCTCGTCGGGGTTATCATCGGGTTTATCCTCCTGATGACCGCGGTCGGCATCGCGCTGGCCTACCTGCTGAACGATCCCGAGGACGGCCTCGAGACGAACGACGATGACGATGTCGACGCACAGGGCACGTTCTGA
- a CDS encoding 23S rRNA (uridine(2552)-2'-O)-methyltransferase, which translates to MAGKDHYYNKAKQEGYRSRAAYKLKQLDELENVIDRGDTVVDLGAAPGGWLEVAAEEVGPEGNVIGVDFQRIKEFDDHDNVETLRGDMTEDKTRDRVIDAAGGPVDAVISDMAPNMSGEYSLDQARSLHLARQAFETALELLDNGGDFVVKVFEGPDVDDFRADVEEEFQYVRATSPKASRDESSEVYFIAKGRLTASVRPGDELEVEIEAVGGEGDGMASVDGYRLFVPNTEEGETVSVRVEDVKPNFGFAQRIDRD; encoded by the coding sequence ATGGCAGGCAAAGACCACTACTACAACAAAGCGAAACAGGAGGGGTATCGCTCGCGAGCGGCCTACAAGCTCAAACAACTCGACGAACTCGAGAACGTCATCGACCGCGGCGACACGGTCGTCGACCTCGGTGCGGCACCGGGCGGCTGGCTCGAGGTCGCGGCTGAGGAAGTCGGTCCGGAGGGGAACGTCATCGGCGTCGACTTCCAGCGGATCAAGGAATTCGACGATCACGACAACGTCGAGACGCTCCGCGGGGACATGACCGAGGACAAGACCCGGGACCGGGTCATCGACGCCGCCGGCGGTCCGGTCGATGCCGTGATTTCGGACATGGCCCCCAACATGTCCGGCGAGTACTCGCTCGATCAGGCCCGCTCGCTGCACCTCGCGCGACAGGCCTTCGAGACCGCGCTCGAACTCCTCGACAACGGCGGGGACTTCGTCGTGAAGGTCTTCGAGGGCCCGGACGTCGACGACTTCCGGGCGGACGTCGAGGAGGAGTTCCAGTACGTCCGCGCGACCTCGCCGAAGGCCAGCCGCGACGAGTCCTCCGAGGTCTACTTCATCGCCAAGGGTCGGCTCACCGCCTCGGTGCGGCCGGGCGACGAACTCGAGGTCGAGATCGAGGCCGTCGGCGGCGAAGGCGACGGGATGGCGAGCGTCGACGGCTACCGGCTGTTCGTCCCGAACACCGAGGAAGGAGAGACGGTCTCCGTCCGCGTCGAGGACGTCAAGCCGAACTTCGGGTTCGCACAGCGGATCGACCGGGACTGA
- a CDS encoding SWIM zinc finger family protein → MKTIASPKAPLHVPSADHLTERSRRARTEPMSVLPLGDGLYEVESASDHTYLVDLEAGRCTCPDHVFREARCKHIRRVAIEITEGRTPPPGEVSVTCHDCDETMFVAEDATAPFYCDEHAIGPGDTVIDRETGDRLTVVDVSDLRADAVEIGSADCTVAEYGTNEGYDPDVPVVGAVYPHATVARNGVVPSSLKVYVFPRTRLETAA, encoded by the coding sequence ATGAAAACAATAGCGTCACCGAAAGCGCCGCTTCACGTACCGTCTGCCGACCATCTCACGGAGCGCTCGCGCCGGGCGCGCACCGAACCGATGTCGGTGTTGCCCCTCGGCGACGGCCTCTACGAGGTCGAGTCCGCGAGCGACCACACCTACCTCGTCGATCTCGAGGCGGGCAGGTGTACCTGTCCGGATCACGTCTTCCGCGAGGCCCGCTGCAAGCACATCCGCCGGGTCGCGATCGAGATCACGGAGGGGCGCACCCCGCCACCGGGCGAGGTCTCGGTCACCTGCCACGACTGCGACGAGACGATGTTCGTCGCGGAGGACGCGACCGCGCCGTTCTACTGCGACGAGCACGCGATCGGCCCCGGCGACACCGTTATCGACCGCGAGACGGGCGACCGCCTCACCGTCGTCGACGTCTCTGACCTACGGGCCGACGCCGTCGAAATCGGCTCGGCCGACTGCACCGTCGCCGAGTACGGGACGAACGAGGGCTACGACCCCGACGTGCCCGTCGTCGGCGCGGTCTACCCCCACGCCACCGTCGCCCGAAACGGCGTCGTCCCATCGTCGCTGAAGGTCTACGTCTTCCCGCGGACCCGCCTCGAGACGGCGGCGTAG
- the priL gene encoding DNA primase regulatory subunit PriL translates to MQRLHARYPFLEAARESVATEAVDLATVVEQDRAVVDRARQRVITALESGETGEPHRDARIELLSYPVARVLVSMVDERVLVRKYARAEAATAYERFTADMADTTELKSVESTGLELDELLAEFDLRDAVRETSGDAYRIDVGTYLPLAEDLWDDEWRLVNQPLEAGEVPVDEEELLTLLREAIRGRIEDGLPFEVPEAIGSALEDETAEIREVLADLELTQDIDTVVPDLFPPCMKALLDQIQKGEHLPHHSRFAITAFLTSIGMTTDQVVDLYRVNSSFGEEMTRYQTDHIRGDSSPTEYSAPSCATMQSYGDCVNKDDLCERIPHPMAYYEQRIDDADDEELEDWREAEDDGQSASGD, encoded by the coding sequence ATGCAGCGACTTCACGCCCGATACCCGTTTCTCGAGGCGGCCCGCGAGTCCGTCGCGACGGAGGCGGTCGATCTGGCGACCGTCGTCGAACAGGATCGGGCGGTCGTCGATCGCGCGCGCCAACGCGTTATTACCGCGCTCGAGTCGGGTGAGACCGGGGAGCCACACCGCGACGCCCGCATCGAACTGCTTTCCTACCCCGTCGCCCGGGTCCTCGTATCGATGGTCGACGAACGCGTGCTCGTCCGCAAGTACGCCCGGGCCGAGGCCGCGACGGCCTACGAGCGGTTCACCGCCGACATGGCCGATACCACCGAACTGAAAAGCGTCGAGTCGACGGGGCTGGAACTCGACGAACTGCTCGCGGAGTTCGACCTCCGGGATGCGGTCCGCGAGACGAGCGGCGACGCGTACCGAATCGATGTCGGCACCTACCTGCCGCTGGCCGAAGACCTCTGGGACGACGAGTGGCGACTCGTCAACCAGCCGTTAGAAGCCGGCGAAGTCCCCGTCGACGAGGAGGAACTGCTCACGCTTCTCCGGGAGGCGATCCGGGGTCGCATCGAGGACGGGCTTCCCTTCGAGGTGCCCGAGGCGATCGGGTCCGCACTCGAGGACGAGACCGCCGAGATCCGAGAGGTACTGGCCGACCTCGAGTTGACACAGGACATCGATACCGTCGTGCCGGACCTGTTCCCGCCGTGTATGAAGGCCCTGCTCGACCAGATCCAGAAGGGCGAGCACCTGCCCCACCACTCCCGGTTCGCGATCACCGCCTTCCTGACGAGCATCGGGATGACCACCGACCAGGTCGTCGACCTCTATCGCGTCAACTCGTCGTTCGGCGAGGAGATGACCCGCTACCAGACCGACCACATCCGCGGTGATAGCTCGCCGACGGAGTACTCGGCCCCCTCGTGTGCGACCATGCAGTCCTACGGCGACTGCGTGAACAAAGACGACCTCTGCGAGCGGATTCCGCACCCGATGGCCTACTACGAGCAGCGGATCGACGACGCCGACGACGAGGAACTCGAGGACTGGCGAGAAGCGGAGGACGACGGCCAGTCAGCGAGCGGCGACTGA